The genomic stretch GCCTCTCCCTCAATCTGGTTCAGCGTGCGCGATGTCTCGCATGGAGCTGAACAGATGTTCAGCGAACCGTAGTAAGCGCGCCGACCCGTGGCAAGCGGCGCGTTCGAATGCTTCGCGAGAAGTTGCAGCCATGTTGCAACCCAGCGGAAATTCAATCATTTTGAACCCAGCATGAGTGAGCCGGAAAAGAAGCAGCGCAAGCCCTCCGCGCGGGCGGAGAAGTCGAAGGAAGCCATCGTCGCGGCCTTTGTCGAGCTGGTGCGCGAGGGCAACCGGCGCCCCACCGCCCCGGTGATTGCCGAGCGCGCGGGCGTCTCCGAGCGCCTTGTCTACCACCACTTCAAGGACATGAAGCGGCTGCTGCTCGAATCCCACAGGATCAACCGGCCGGTGGTGGCCCCGCTGCTCGAGGACCTGATTTTCGAGGGCACCTTCAAGGAACGGCGCGACTACTTCGTCAAGGCCCGGGCCAAGGCCTACGAGTTCGTCCAGCACAACCGCCGCTATAGCTATCACCACGCGTTTCGCTCGCGAGAAATCTCTGACTTTCTGCTCTCGTTCTGGCAGACCGAGGGCGCCCAGTTCTGCCACGTATTCGCCGAGGAGCTCGAGAAGTTTTCGGGTGAGGAGCGCGCCACGCGCGAGGCGAATCTGCGCGCGGTGTGTTCATGGAACTACTGGGAAATCCTGCGACAGATCGAAGGGCTGAGCGTCGCCAGGGCCAAGGCCGCAGTGAGCAAGGCCATCACGCAGATTCTTCTGGTTTCCTGAGAACTACTGAACAAACGCGACGGTCGAGACAAAGGTCATCGCCTGATCGGTGTTGCGGCTCAGAACGGGCAACACGAAGGACACACCCGTCGTCAGCGCCACGCTTTCATTAACGCTCCAGATGCAGCCCGGGGTCACCATGTGAACGTGCGCCGTGGGGCCGCCCGGTGCATGCTCGTGCAGGGCATTCCATTCGAGGGTGAGTTCCAGGGATTCAAGCGGCGAGTAACCAAGTGCCGCGTTCCAGGCGAGAAACCACCTGGCGTTGCCGGTCTCGGTGCGCCCGGCGGTGGTCCCGCCGGCCTCGAAGTCCAGGTCGGCGGTCCAGACATCGGCGAAGCTTGCC from Chrysiogenia bacterium encodes the following:
- a CDS encoding TetR/AcrR family transcriptional regulator, translated to MSEPEKKQRKPSARAEKSKEAIVAAFVELVREGNRRPTAPVIAERAGVSERLVYHHFKDMKRLLLESHRINRPVVAPLLEDLIFEGTFKERRDYFVKARAKAYEFVQHNRRYSYHHAFRSREISDFLLSFWQTEGAQFCHVFAEELEKFSGEERATREANLRAVCSWNYWEILRQIEGLSVARAKAAVSKAITQILLVS